The Styela clava chromosome 13, kaStyClav1.hap1.2, whole genome shotgun sequence genome has a window encoding:
- the LOC120332848 gene encoding uncharacterized protein LOC120332848, with product MNRISLNSKNFETRHKMRILILLLACLAIANAASYVQHPCGYTKYSIRRFYVFPTSACLKFRVHFSTSWFTTKYYSSVMSSYPGTKCGTDDFQEMTKIEFKTNLEKKLKSKADAILKEMNEHYDTWLVNFNLRMESCKTTFADRVNEYTNKFLKYVPEERRAAVSEKMDKAVSTFTAKIDKMASTTAIKYKSAIQKRHNKLIAFHGRIVNAALKCFQTRSDKIAQFKKALTGRIKEYFAHFKKVMSKLNEKKVKVYRCLLYKMHGSKTWEKEIVDAVVNEYKTKLSNKLDVTFNSYADKINGFKDVIVQRYACSYQCTTYTGCLNFFKKKYYNSCKKLGTWWTFRYTKKISCFKFANYRYYAWKKPEFKKLKTCDIETVNKSPAEFEVDLSKKVKTLVSVAKEAYKAWELKWTGLHKKYYEEYQTIVTKRHKWLIKALEATYYVRQGRLCKMALCKIESYTMKLASQKTKALKCYEKMLADRLSTSGKIYVKRIEKYETHLKKLAEKITARYQTCLNTRMKKIEKHTQTLNEKKDKLREALKNGLTKVSKMKINQYKKMLAFYFGEEFEGAVSDLFGAYESKVNSQYLAILDEFDQYWNDMIPKLEQHYACGYKCNYAVKFTLPVMNCSSFQWRIVYPTTCSYKFSLKYYRHYYGYVLKQNKSGCYIWSK from the exons ATGAATCGAATCAGTCTCAACTCGAAGAACTTCGAAACAAGACACAAAATGAGGATCCTGATCTTACTTCTGGCTTGCCTGGCG ATTGCCAACGCAGCCTCCTATGTTCAACATCCATGTGGTTACACTAAATATTCCATCAGGAGATTCTACGTCTTCCCTACTTCGGCATGTCTCAAGTTTCGTGTTCATTTTTCCACCTCCTGGTTCACTACCAAATATTATTCCTCCGTGATGAGTTCTTATCCTGGAACTAAATGTGGAACAGATGATTTTCAAG AAATGACCAAAATCGAATTCAAGACCAATCTTGAGAAGAAGCTGAAGTCAAAGGCAGATGCAATATTGAAGGAGATGAACGAACATTACGATACTTGGCTTGTTAATTTCAACTTGAGAATGGAGAGTTGCAAGACTACATTTGCCGATAGAGTCAatgaatatacaaataaatttttgaa atacgTCCCTGAGGAGCGCAGAGCAGCTGTTTCGGAGAAAATGGATAAAGCTGTATCCACATTCACagcaaaaattgacaaaatggCTTCTACCACCGCTATTAAATACAAATCTGCAATTCAGAAGAGACACAACAAGTTGATTGCGTTCCACGGAAGGATCGTCAATGC AGCACTAAAATGCTTCCAAACTCGATCTGACAAAATTGCTCAATTCAAGAAGGCACTTACCGGACGGATCAAAGAGTATTTTGCTCATTTCAAGAAAGTTATGAGTAAACTCAACGAGAAAAAGGTTAAAGTTTATCGCTGTCTTTTATATAAGATGCATG gaTCAAAAACCTGGGAAAAAGAAATTGTCGACGCTGTtgtgaatgaatataaaaccaaattatCAAACAAACTTGATGTCACTTTTAATTCCTACGCGGACAAAATTAACGGTTTCAAAGATGTGATAGTTCAAAGATATGCATGCTCTTATCAATGCACAACATACACTGGATGCTTGAACTTTTTCAAGAAGAAGTATTATAATTCATG cAAAAAACTTGGAACATGGTGGACTTTCCGATACACGAAGAAAATTAGTTGCTTCAAGTTTGCTAATTATAGATATTATGCCTGGAAGAAGCCTgaattcaagaaattgaaaacttGCGATATcg AAACTGTGAACAAATCTCCCGCCGAATTCGAGGTCGATCTTTCCAAGAAAGTAAAAACCTTAGTCAGCGTTGCGAAGGAAGCATACAAGGCATGGGAATTGAAATGGACGGGACTTCATAAGAAATATTATGAAGAATATCAAACGATTGTTACAAAGAGACATAAGTGGTTGATCAAGGCTTTGGAAGCAACATACTACGTCAG GCAAGGACGCCTCTGCAAGATGGCATTATGTAAAATCGAATCATACACAATGAAACTGGCAAGTCAGAAAACTAAAGCTCTCAAATGTTACGAAAAAATGTTGGCAGATCGATTAAGTACATCGGGGAAGATTTACGTCAAAAGGATAGAAAAATACGAAACCCATTTGAAAAAGTTGGCTGAAAAAATAACTGCTCGTTATCAAACTTGCCTCAACACAAGAATGAAGAAAATTGAGAAACATACTCAGACTTTGAATGAGAAGAAAGACAAATTGAGAGAAGCGTTGAAGAATGGTCTGACCAAG GTTTCTAAAATGAAGATTAATCAATACAAAAAGATGTTGGCTTTCTACTTTGGCGAAGAGTTTGAAGGAGCTGTATCTGATCTCTTCGGTGCATACGAAAGCAAGGTCAACAGTCAATATCTCGCAATTCTCGATGAGTTCGACCAATACTGGAATGATATGATTCCAAAACTTGAACAACATTACGCCTGTGGATACAAATGCAATTATGCTGTCAAGTTTACTCTTCCTGTTATGAATTGCTCGTCGTTCCAGTGGAGGATTGTTTATCCAACCACATGCAGCTATAAGTTCAGTCTGAAATATTACAG GCATTACTATGGATACGTTCTCAAGCAGAACAAAAGTGGATGTTACATTTGGAGCAAATAA
- the LOC120332194 gene encoding uncharacterized protein LOC120332194, which yields MNRISLNSKNFETRHKMRILILLLACLAIANAASYVQHPCGYTKYSIRRFYVFPTSACLKFRVHFSTSWFTTKYYSSVMSSYPGTKCGTDDFQEMTKIEFKTNLEKKLKSKADAILKEMNEHYDTWLVDFNLRMESCKTKFADRVNEYTIEFMKYVPEERRAAVSEKKDKAVSTFTAKIDKMASITAIKYKYAIQKRHNKLIAFHGRIVNAALKCFQTRSEKIAQFKKALTGRIKEYFAHFKKVMSKLNEKKVKVYRCLLYKMHGSKTWEKEIVDAVVNEYKTKLSNKLDVTFNSYADKINGFKDVIVQRYACSYQCTTYTGCLNFFKKKYYNSCKKLGTWWTFRYTKKISCFKFANYRYYAWKKPEFKKLKTCDIETVNKSSAEFEFDLSKKVKTLVSVAKEAYKAWELKWTGLHKKYYEEYQTIVTKRHKWLIKALEATYYVRQGRLCKMALCKIESYTMKLASQKTKALKCYEKMLADRLNTSGKVYVKRIEKYENNLKKLAEKITARYQACLNTRTKKIEKHTQNLNEKKDKLREALKNGLAKVSKMKNNQYKKMLAFYFGEEFEGAVSDLFGAYKSKVNSQYLAILDEFDQYWNDMIPKLEQHYACGYKCNYAVKFTLPVMNCSSFQWRIVYPTTCSYKFSLKYYRHYYGYVLKQNKSGCYIWSK from the exons ATGAATCGAATCAGTCTCAACTCGAAGAACTTCGAAACAAGACACAAAATGAGGATCCTGATCTTACTTCTGGCTTGCCTGGCG ATTGCCAACGCAGCCTCCTATGTTCAACATCCATGTGGTTACACTAAATATTCCATCAGGAGATTCTACGTCTTCCCTACTTCGGCATGTCTCAAGTTTCGTGTTCATTTTTCCACCTCCTGGTTCACTACCAAATATTATTCTTCCGTGATGAGTTCTTATCCTGGAACTAAATGTGGAACAGATGATTTTCAAG AAATGACCAAAATCGAATTCAAGACCAATCTTGAGAAGAAGCTGAAGTCAAAGGCAGATGCAATATTGAAGGAGATGAACGAACATTACGATACTTGGCTTGTTGATTTCAACTTGAGAATGGAGAGTTGCAAGACTAAATTTGCCGATAGAGTCAATGAATATACAATAGAATTTATgaa atacgTCCCTGAGGAGCGCAGAGCAGCTGTTTCGGAGAAAAAGGATAAAGCTGTATCCACATTCACagcaaaaattgacaaaatggCTTCTATTACCGCTATTAAATACAAATATGCAATTCAGAAGAGACACAACAAGTTGATTGCTTTCCATGGAAGGATCGTCAATGC AGCACTAAAATGCTTCCAAACTCGATCTGAGAAAATTGCTCAATTCAAGAAGGCACTTACCGGACGGATCAAAGAGTATTTTGCTCATTTCAAGAAAGTTATGAGTAAACTCAACGAGAAAAAGGTTAAAGTTTATCGCTGTCTTTTATATAAGATGCATG gaTCAAAAACCTGGGAAAAAGAAATTGTCGACGCTGTtgtgaatgaatataaaaccaaattatCAAACAAACTTGATGTCACTTTTAATTCCTACGCGGACAAAATTAACGGTTTCAAAGATGTGATAGTTCAAAGATATGCATGCTCTTATCAATGCACAACATACACTGGATGCTTGAACTTTTTCAAGAAGAAGTATTATAATTCATG cAAAAAACTTGGAACATGGTGGACTTTCCGATACACGAAGAAAATTAGTTGCTTCAAGTTTGCTAATTATAGATATTATGCCTGGAAGAAGCCTgaattcaagaaattgaaaacttGCGATATcg AAACTGTGAACAAATCTTCCGCCGAATTCGAGTTCGATCTTTCCAAGAAAGTAAAAACCTTAGTCAGCGTTGCGAAGGAAGCATACAAGGCATGGGAATTGAAATGGACGGGACTTCATAAGAAATATTATGAAGAATATCAAACGATTGTTACAAAGAGACATAAGTGGTTGATCAAGGCTTTGGAAGCAACATACTACGTCAG GCAAGGACGCCTCTGCAAGATGGCATTATGTAAAATCGAATCATACACAATGAAACTGGCAAGTCAGAAAACTAAAGCTCTCAAATGTTACGAAAAAATGTTGGCCGATCGATTGAATACTTCGGGAAAGGTTTACGTCAAAAGGATAGAAAAATAcgaaaacaatttgaaaaagttGGCTGAAAAAATAACTGCTCGTTATCAAGCTTGCCTCAACACAAGAACGAAGAAAATTGAGAAACATACTCAGAATTTGAATGAGAAGAAAGACAAATTGAGAGAAGCTTTGAAGAATGGTCTGGCCAAG GTTTCTAAAATGAAGAATAATCAATACAAAAAGATGTTGGCTTTCTACTTTGGTGAAGAGTTTGAAGGAGCTGTATCTGATCTCTTCGGTGCATACAAAAGCAAGGTCAACAGTCAATATCTCGCAATTCTCGATGAGTTCGACCAATACTGGAATGATATGATTCCAAAACTTGAACAACATTACGCCTGTGGATACAAATGCAATTATGCTGTCAAGTTTACTCTTCCTGTTATGAATTGCTCGTCGTTCCAGTGGAGGATTGTTTATCCAACCACATGCAGCTATAAGTTCAGTCTGAAATATTACAG GCATTACTATGGATACGTTCTCAAGCAGAACAAAAGTGGATGTTACATTTGGAGCAAGTAA
- the LOC144431420 gene encoding uncharacterized protein LOC144431420: MNRISLNSKNFETRHKMRILILLLACLAIANAASYVQHPCGYTKYSIRRFYVFPTSACLKFRVHFSTSWFTTKYYSSVMSSYPGTKCGTDDFQEMTKIEFKTNLEKKLKSKADAILKEMNEHYDTWLVDFNLRMESCKTKFADRVNEYTIEFMKYVPEERRAAVSEKKDKAVSTFTAKIDKMASITAIKYKYAIQKRHNKLIAFHGRIVNAALKCFQTRSEKIAQFKKALTGRIKEYFAHFKKVMSKLNEKKVKVYRCLLYKMHGSKTWEKEIVDAVVNEYKTKLSNKLDVTFNSYADKINGFKDVIVQRYACSYQCTTYTGCLNFFKKKYYNSCKKLGTWWTFRYTKKISCFKFANYRYYAWKKPEFKKLKTCDIETVNKSSAEFEFDLSKKVKTAVSVAKEAYKAWELKWTGLHKKYYEEYQTIVTKRHKWLIKALEATYYVRQGRLCKMALCKIESYTMKLASQKTKALKCYEKMLADRLNTSGKVYVKRIEKYENNLKKLAEKITARYQACLNTRTKKIEKHTQNLNEKKDKLREALKNGLAKVSKMKNNQYKKMLAFYFGEEFEGAVSDLFGAYKSKVNSQYLAILDEFDQYWNDMIPKLEQHYACGYKCNYAVKFTLPVMNCSSFQWRIVYPTTCSYKFSLKYYRHYYGYVLKQNKSGCYIWSK, encoded by the exons ATGAATCGAATCAGTCTCAACTCGAAGAACTTCGAAACAAGACACAAAATGAGGATCCTGATCTTACTTCTGGCTTGCCTGGCG ATTGCCAACGCAGCCTCCTATGTTCAACATCCATGTGGTTACACTAAATATTCCATCAGGAGATTCTACGTCTTCCCTACTTCGGCATGTCTCAAGTTTCGTGTTCATTTTTCCACCTCCTGGTTCACTACCAAATATTATTCTTCCGTGATGAGTTCTTATCCTGGAACTAAATGTGGAACAGATGATTTTCAAG AAATGACCAAAATCGAATTCAAGACCAATCTTGAGAAGAAGCTGAAGTCAAAGGCAGATGCAATATTGAAGGAGATGAACGAACATTACGATACTTGGCTTGTTGATTTCAACTTGAGAATGGAGAGTTGCAAGACTAAATTTGCCGATAGAGTCAATGAATATACAATAGAATTTATgaa atacgTCCCTGAGGAGCGCAGAGCAGCTGTTTCGGAGAAAAAGGATAAAGCTGTATCCACATTCACagcaaaaattgacaaaatggCTTCTATCACCGCTATTAAATACAAATATGCAATTCAGAAGAGACACAACAAGTTGATTGCTTTCCATGGAAGGATCGTCAATGC AGCACTAAAATGCTTCCAAACTCGATCTGAGAAAATTGCTCAATTCAAGAAGGCACTTACCGGACGGATCAAAGAGTATTTTGCTCATTTCAAGAAAGTTATGAGTAAACTCAACGAGAAAAAGGTTAAAGTTTATCGCTGTCTTTTATATAAGATGCATG gaTCAAAAACCTGGGAAAAAGAAATTGTCGACGCTGTtgtgaatgaatataaaaccaaattatCAAACAAACTTGATGTCACTTTTAATTCCTACGCGGACAAAATTAACGGTTTCAAAGATGTGATAGTTCAAAGATATGCATGCTCTTATCAATGCACAACATACACTGGATGCTTGAACTTTTTCAAGAAGAAGTATTATAATTCATG cAAAAAACTTGGAACATGGTGGACTTTCCGATACACGAAGAAAATTAGTTGCTTCAAGTTTGCTAATTATAGATATTATGCCTGGAAGAAGCCTgaattcaagaaattgaaaacttGCGATATcg AAACTGTGAACAAATCTTCCGCCGAATTCGAGTTCGATCTTTCCAAGAAAGTAAAAACCGCAGTCAGCGTTGCGAAGGAAGCATACAAGGCATGGGAATTGAAATGGACGGGACTTCATAAGAAATATTATGAAGAATATCAAACGATTGTTACAAAGAGACATAAGTGGTTGATCAAGGCTTTGGAAGCAACATACTACGTCAG GCAAGGACGCCTCTGCAAGATGGCATTATGTAAAATCGAATCATACACAATGAAACTGGCAAGTCAGAAAACTAAAGCTCTCAAATGTTACGAAAAAATGTTGGCCGATCGATTGAATACTTCGGGAAAGGTTTACGTCAAAAGGATAGAAAAATAcgaaaacaatttgaaaaagttGGCTGAAAAAATAACTGCTCGTTATCAAGCTTGCCTCAACACAAGAACGAAGAAAATTGAGAAACATACTCAGAATTTGAATGAGAAGAAAGACAAATTGAGAGAAGCTTTGAAGAATGGTCTGGCCAAG GTTTCTAAAATGAAGAATAATCAATACAAAAAGATGTTGGCTTTCTACTTTGGTGAAGAGTTTGAAGGAGCTGTATCTGATCTCTTCGGTGCATACAAAAGCAAGGTCAACAGTCAATATCTCGCAATTCTCGATGAGTTCGACCAATACTGGAATGATATGATTCCAAAACTTGAACAACATTACGCCTGTGGATACAAATGCAATTATGCTGTCAAGTTTACTCTTCCTGTTATGAATTGCTCGTCGTTCCAGTGGAGGATTGTTTATCCAACCACATGCAGCTATAAGTTCAGTCTGAAATATTACAG GCATTACTATGGATACGTTCTCAAGCAGAACAAAAGTGGATGTTACATTTGGAGCAAGTAA